DNA from Corynebacterium stationis:
CGTTACCCGGGCTGTCGGAATTCTGGCCGCAGCCGGGTTTATGGTGCGCATGCTTTTCGCAACCTTCCGCGGGGTTATGCACCCCATTGGCGGACTGGGAGTATCTACTTTGGTTCTGGTCATCCTTTTTCCTGTAGTGCACCCGTGGTATATCCTGTGGGCAATTTTCCCACTTGCTGCATGGGCTAACCGCTGGTTCTTCCGCTACTCCGTGGTGATTTACTCTGCGGTAATGAGCTTTGTAGTCCTGCCCCGCGGGCTCGGATTGCCGCCTGGAACTATTGCGCAGATCTATCTTTCAGCGGCTGTGGGATTAGCGACCTTAATCACCTTCGGGTTGGTCGCATTACGCCTTATGAGAACTCGTGTCCTAGACTAGGAAACCGTGAGTACAACTTTTGATGGACAGCCGGTTTTGCGCCTTGAGAACGTAATCAAAGACTACGGAGACAAGCGTGCGGTCAACGGTTTAAGTTTCAGTGTTCACAGAGGTGAATTGCTGTGTCTGTTGGGCGCTAATGGCGCTGGCAAGACAACCACCATTGAAATGTGCGAAGGGTTTATTGCCCCAACTTCGGGAGAAATCTCCGTTTTAGGTTTCAATCCCGCAACCCATCCCGATGCAGTCCGCGAGCGCGTTGGCATCATGCTGCAAGGCGGCGGTGGCTACACCGGCATCAAAGTTCGCGAGATGCTGCAGGTTGCAGCACGCTATAGCGCCAATCCACACGATCCAGATTGGCTCATCGACATCTTAGGGCTAAGCGGGGTTGCGAAAAATACCTACCGCCGTCTTTCTGGTGGCCAGCAGCAACGATTGGCACTGGCGCTAGCAATCGTCGGCCGGCCTGACTTGGTCTTTTTGGATGAGCCCACCGCAGGACTAGACACCCAATCACGCATCGCGGTGTGGGAGTTAATCCGCGCTCTCAAGCGTGACGGAGTCGCAGTCGTGCTAACCACGCACTTGATGGATGAGGCTGAGGCTCTAGCCGATAACGTCCTGATCATTGACCACGGCCACGAAGTCGCGATGGGAGCACCGGACGAGCTAACTCAGATCGCTCATTCAGCAGGAGTATTCATCACCAGCAATAAAGATGTTGATGAGCAAGCCTTCGAAAATTCTGTCGGGTCAACAATCGCTGCCATTCGACCGCTGCATTATCGCATCAACCTCGAGCCAACACCGGAAGCAATCGCAAAGATTGCCTCTGAATTGGAACGTCAAGAGGTTCTGATCACGCAGTTAGAAACATCGCATCGCAATTTGGAAGATGTCTTCCTCGATATCACCGGCCGGCACTTAAGGAGCTAAGTACACACAATGGCCAACACCACTTCATCTGAAGCCGTGATGAACGGACAAGTCTTGCCGACTTTCGCCCCTGGCACCTTTGCCCCTGATGCCCGGGCATCGAGTGTCTCCTCGATGATTACTGCGCAGGGCATCATGGAAGCCAAGCTCATGGTTCGACACAGCGAACAGCAGCTATTGAGCATCATCATTCCTTTGGGCATGCTCATTGCTTTTCGCGTCTTCCCTTTCGCTGAGGAACTCGGCGGCATGGATGGCGCAATTCCCATGGTCTTTGCCGTAGCTGCCACCTCTGCTGGTTTTACCGGCCAAGCAATCGCTGTGGCCTTTGACCGTCGCTATGGGGCCCTGAAACGCAGTGGCGCCTCCGGTGCGCCGGCGTGGGCCATCATCGTCGGAAAAATCATCGCAGTATTCGCCATGGTCTGCCTCCAGGTCATTATCTTGGGGCTTGCTTCTTATTTCCTCGGCTTCCGCGCGCCACTAACGGGGATCCTGCTCGCCTTTGTGGTCCTGCTTTTAGGCGTTGCGACGTTTACCGCCATGGGACTTACCGTCGGCGGCAGCTTAAGTGCTGAGATTGTGCTTGCGCTTGCCAACCTCATTTGGTTCGTGCTGTTGGGCATCGTGGGCTGGACACTGTACTCCCAAGGCCTCACTGATGTCGGATGGCTCAACATCATTCCGTCGGTCGCACTAGCAAGTGGACTGGCTGAGGCTCTAGCAGGGTCCATGCCGATTCTTCCAGTGATCTCTTTGGCCGCATGGGCCGTCGTTGCGTCGTTTGCGGCAAGCAAATGGTTCCGGTTTGAAGGCTAAATGTGAGTTTCTTCTTCCCACCCCAAATTTTTTAGGTCACCCCCATATTCAAAGGTAACGTTGGTATTTGTGAGCGCCATGACTGATTCTTCTTCCACACAAAACACACCTACAAACAGTAATTATGGCCCTATCAACCGGGTACGCAGCTTCTTCCGCGACGCTGCCCCGTCGATTAAGCATCAAAGAATTATCGCGTTAATTCTTTTGATCTGCCAAGGTGGCATCACTGTTACTGGCTCTGTTGTGCGTGTTACTGGTTCGGGCTTAGGTTGTGAAACCTGGCCGAACTGCCACGCTGGTTCCTTGGTTCCTGTCCCAGGTGCCGCTCCGTGGATTCACCAGGTTATTGAGTTTGGTAACCGCTTGTTGACCTTTGTGGTTGCTGCTGCGGCAATTGCCGTCATCGTCGCTATGCATATGGCAAAGCGCCGTTATGAACTAAAACTCTATGCGTGGTTATCACTTGCGGGCATTGCTGTACAGGCCGTCGTCGGCGCTATCTCCGTCTTTTTGGATCTTCGTTGGTGGGCTGTGGCTATCCACTTCCTTCCGTCGATGGTTCTGGTGTGGATTGCCGCCATGCTGTATTCGCGTATTAAGGAAGCCGATGATGGGGCTCGTACGCCAGCGCTTAACGACGTCATCCGCAACCTCGCGATTGTCGCCGCCGTAGCGCTTGGCGTCGTGTTGATGACCGGCACGATGGTGACTGGCTCTGGTGTGCACGCTGGCGATGCCGGCGTGGGCATGGAAGGCCGCTTAGATGTGGACACCAAGGTAATGGCTTATATTCATGCTGCCTGCATGTACGTCTACGTTATTTTCACTGTCATCGTGCAGGTCCTTTTGTACCGCAAGGATGCGCCGCAAGCTGCCAAGAGCGCTGGCTGGATTCTTATCGCCTGCATTATCGTGCAGTGGGCGATTGGTGTATTCCAGTTCTACATGGGTGTTCCACGCTGGACCATTCCATTCCACATCGGAATGTCTTCCGTTGTTACCGCGTATTCAGCGCTGCTTTATGCTCATGGAATCGTGCGAGAAGGTGGCACCTCTGGTCTTGAGACCGGCTCACCTGAGGGTGATATCAAGCGCGAAAAGCGCCAAAAAGCACTCGCTTCACGCTAAAAACAGTTAGCCTGGATATATGTATGCAATCCAGGTAGCAAAACATGGTGGTCCAGAAGTACTGGAATACACCGAAGTGCCCTCCCCGACTCCAAGCCAGGAGCAGGTATTAGTAGACGTCGTCGCTGCCGGCGTTAACTACATCGATACCTATTATCGGGAGGGCATTTATAATGCCGCGACACCTTTTACCATCGGATTAGAAGGCGTCGGCCGGGTAGTACTAGACCCGAAAGGCGAAATCGCTGAGGGCACCATGGTTGCCTGGAACAATGCCTTTGGCTCCTATGCCGAGCAAGTATGCGTAGACCGCAACCGCATGGTGGCAGTTCCTGATGACATTGATCTCAATGTCGCTGGCACCATGCTGCTGCAAGGAATCACCGCGCACTACCTTATCCACGGCGTAGCCGACTTGGACGAAAATAGCTCCTGCTTGATTACCGCTGGTGCCGGCGGCGTAGGCCTATTGGCCACACAGATGGCCAAGGCTGCAGGCGCCACCGTGTACACGGTGGTCTCTTCCGATGAAAAAGAGCAACTATCGTACGAAGCCGGCGCCGATCAGGTCTTCCGCTATTCGGGTGGTCTCGCTGAACAAGTACGCCGCTTTAATGGCGGCCGCGGCGTCGATGTTGTCTATGACGGCGTCGGCAAAGACACCTTCCAGGAATCACTCGAAGTAGTGCGTCCACGCGGCATCGTCTGCCTCTTTGGCGCGGCGTCTGGCCCTGTGGACCCGATTGACCCACAGGTACTTAATAAGCACGGCTCAATTTTTCTCACGCGCCCTTCCATCGGTGCCTATACCGCCACTGATGCTGAGTTCCAGATGCGCGCTTCTACCGTCGTACAAATGGTCAACGAAGGAAAGCTCACTTTCCGCGTTCACGACGTCTATGACCTTAAAGATGCTCGTCAAGCACATACCGACTTGCAGAACCGTAAAACCACCGGCTCTATTGTCCTCCGGGTGCAACCAAGCAGCACGAATGAGCGCTAACTGGCACTAATCTGCACTAATCCACAACAAGGACGTGGCCTCCACCAGGGTTTTCCCAGTGGAGGCCGCGTCTACAATTATGCATTTATGTACTTATGTCCTCAATCGAGGGCACGTACTTAGAAGAGAACGGTTGACCAACCCAGCATGCGGCCGAGTGGTTCCCAACCGACAATCGCATCAATGGTAAGGCCGATAAACAGTACCGAGAGGTAGTTATTGGAGTAGATGAACAGACGCAGTGGCTTGACCTTCGCCCCCTTCTTCACGCCATCGTGTAGGCGAATAGCCATCCACAAGAATCCGATGCCGGAAACTACAGCGGCAACCAGATAGATCCAGGACGCTGCGGGAATCAGAAGGAAAGTCACAATCACAGTGCCGACTGTGTACCACACAATCTGACGGGTTACTTCGGTTTCTTTCGCAACGACCGGCAGCATTGGGACACCAGCGCGGCGGTAGTCTTCCTTGTACTTCATTGCCAGCGCCCAAGTGTGTGGCGGGGTCCAGAAGAAAATGATGAGGAAAAGAACAACTGCTTGCCACCAGCGGTCTGGTTGACCGTCCATCGCATTATCGCGAATAACAGCCCAGCCCACGAGTGCCGGCATGCAACCTGCAAGGCCACCCCACACGATGCCCTGCTCGTTTTTCATCTTCAGCCACTTGGTGTAGACGAAGACATAGAAGAAGTTGGTCAGCAAGACGAAAAATGCTGCTAACCACGAATTGGCCAAAACTCCGAGCCAGAACACGGACAACGCCAGCATGATGAAGCCGAAGACCGCAGCATTCTTACGGCTGATTTTTCCACGAACCAAAGGACGCGCGCGTGTGCGCTGCATTTTTTGATCAAGCTCATATTCGACCACGTTGTTAAACGTGTGCGCTGCCGCAGCACCCATCCATCCGCCGAAAATGGTGGATACGATGAGCCAAATATTATCGGCAGCGGCTTCGATACCGCGCTGAGCCTGCAGCATAGCAGGGATGGCGGCTACAAGGAGGAGCTCGATGATCCTAGGTTTTGTCAAAGCAATATAGGCCTTGATGGTGTCCAAGGAATTTTCCTCCAACTATTAATTGTCTTTGCGCAGTGCAGCAGATTTGAAATACGCCGAGTGTTGATCGGAGCATGTGTTATCTGCTTGTTCAGGCGCTTATTTGTACTAAAAAATAATGGCACCGCAGTGCCGTTTACGCTTTACTAGTCGAACAGGAAATCAATCTAGTTCCCCGCCGCACCTAATTGGTAGGCAATGTCACATCGGGGAGTTGCGACGATAAGCCCATCAACTTTTGTCTACGTATAAGTAGGTTAAGCAGCAACTAACCATCCCAGCCTACAACTTTTTGTGGAAAGGACGAAATAGCTTCATCTAGTCGATCCTTCCCGGGCTAGGAAGCAGTAGACTTATACGCGTCAGTAATAAACCCGATTAGATTGGTGAGGCAACTTAAACCGTGTCTTCTTCGAACCTCTCCCCCGAATTGCAGGCGATGACAGAGCGTCGCTACCCCGATGGCTGGTCAGAGCTTGACACTCGCGCGATTGATACCGTGCGTGTTCTAGCAGCTGACGCGGTGCAAAACTGCGGTTCTGGCCACCCGGGCACCGCGATGTCTTTGGCACCCCTGGCTTACACGCTGTACCAGCATGTGCTCGACCACACCCCTACGGACGTCAACTGGGCAGGCCGTGACCGCTTTGTCTTGTCAGCCGGTCACTCCTCGTTGACCCAGTACATCCAGCTGTACTTGGGCGGTTTCGGGTTGGAGATGAAAGACCTCGAAGCACTTCGCACCTGGGATTCACTAACTCCAGGTCACCCAGAAGTTGGCCACACTGATGGCGTGGAAATTACTACTGGCCCACTTGGACAGGGCCTAGCTTCTTCTGTGGGTATGGCTATGGCAGCGCGCAAGGAGCGCGGTCTTTTCGACCCAGAGACTCCAGCCGGCGAGTCCCCATTTGATCACTACGTCTTTGTCATCGCATCTGATGGAGATCTGCAAGAAGGCGTGACCGCAGAAGCTTCTTCACTGGCTGGCACGCAGCAGCTGGGCAACTTGATTGTCTTCTGGGACGACAACCGCATCTCCATCGAAGATGACACCAATATTGCCTTCAACGAAGACGTCAACGCCCGCTACGAGGCTTATGGATGGCACGTGCAGACCGTGGAATCCGGCGAAGACGTCGTTTCCATCCTGGAAGCAGTAGAAAACGCTAAGGCTGAGACCTCTCGCCCATCCTTTATCCGCGTTAAGACCGTCATCGGTTACCCAGCACCAAATAAGATGAACACTGGTGGCGCCCACGGCGCTGCCCTGGGCGGTGATGAAGTAGCCGCAACCAAGGAAATCCTCGGTTTCGATCCAGCTGTTAACTTCCACATTGACGATGAAGTTATCGCGCACACCCGTAAGCTCGCTGACCGCGGTGAAGAGAAGAAGGCCGCCTGGCAGCAGAAGTTCGACGCGTGGGCTAGTGCCAACCCAGAAAATAAGGCGCTGTTTGACCGTCTCGCAGCACGTGAATTGCCAGAAGGCTTCGCTGAAGACCTGCCTTCTTGGGATGCTGATCCTAAGGGTATTGCTACCCGTAAGGCTTCTGAGGCAGCTATCCAGGCCCTTGCAGCTAAGTTGCCGGAAATGTGGGGTGGCTCCGCTGACCTTGCAGGTTCTAACAACACGGTCATCAAGGGCGCACCGTCCTTTGGTCCAGAGTCCGTCACCACCGACATGTGGTCTGCTGATCCGCACGCTGGCCGTAACCTGCACTTCGGTATCCGTGAGCACGCGATGGCTGCAATCATGAATGGTGTCGCACTGCACGGCAACACCCGCGTATACGGCGGCACCTTCCTGATCTTCTCTGAGTACCAGTTCCCAGCTGTTCGTCTGGGCGCATTGATGTCGACTGATACCTACTACGTATGGACTCACGACTCGATCGGTCTTGGCGAAGACGGTCCAACCCACCAGCCAGTCGAGGTGCTCTCTGCGTTGCGCGCAGTACCAAATCTCTCGGTTATCCGCCCGGCGGATGCGAATGAAACCGTGCAGGCATGGGCTGCAGCAATGGAATATAAGGCTGCTCCAAAGGGCCTTTCCCTCACCCGTCAAAACATCCCAGTGCTGGAAGGCACAAAGGAAAAGGCAGCCGAAGGTGTTCGTCGCGGTGGCTACGTCCTCGTAGAAGAGTCCGCGGAAACCCCAGATGTAATCCTCATCGCTACCGGTTCCGAGGTACAGCTTGCAGTTGAGGCTGCAAAGCAGCTGGAATCCGCGGGCACCGCAACGCGAGTAGTCTCGATGCCATGCCAGGAATGGTTTGAGGAACAACCTGCGCAATACCGCGAAGAAGTTCTGCCATCATCTGTTCTGGCACGCGTTTCAGTGGAAGCTGGCGTCGCTCAGTCGTGGCACAAGTACTTGGGCTTTGCAGGTCGCGCAGTATCTATCGAGCACTTCGGTGCTTCTGCACCTGCTGAAGAGCTCTTCGAGCGCTTTGGCTTTACCGTCGATAACGTCGTCGCCGCTGCTGAAGAATCTCTAGCCGCAGCGAAGAATTAGGAGTTAAAGCATATGACCACCATTGATGAACTAGCACAACTTGGCACCTCCACGTGGCTTGATGACTTGTCACGCGACCGCCTCGAGTCTGGCAACCTTAAAGAACTCATCAGCACCAAATCAATCGTCGGTGTCACCACCAACCCAGCGATTTTTGCCACGGCAATGGCCCAGGGCACCGCTTATGATGTTGACTTCGCACAGCTAAAGGCAGAGCGCGCAAAGGCAGATGAGGCAGTCTACTCACTGGCTATCGACGATGTGCGCAATGCCTGCGATGTATTCCAGGAGACCTTCGAGAAATCCGGCGGCAAAGATGGCCGTGTATCTATCGAGGTAGATCCGCGTATCTCTGACGACGCTAATGCGACCATCGCGCAGGCTCGTGAGTTGTGGAACCGCGTTGGCCGTGACAACGTCATGATCAAGATCCCAGCGACCGATGGCTCCATGAGCGCTATCAGCGAAGCTTTGGCTGATGGCATTTCCGTCAACGTCACCTTGATTTTCTCTCTTGAGCGCTACAAGGAAGTCATCGAGGCTTTCAAGACCGGCATCCGCCGCGCGAAAGAAAACGACTTGGACATCTCCAAGATCCACTCTGTGGCGTCATTCTTCGTCTCCCGCGTGGATGTGGAAATTGATAAGCGTTTGGAAAAGATTGGCTCCGATGAAGCACTCGCGCTTCGCGGCAAGGCCGGCGTTGCTAATGCACAGCAGGCATATGCTTTGTACCTCTCTGAGTTGGAGAATGCTTCCGACTTGCCTGAGGGCACTAACCTGCAGCGTCCGCTGTGGGCATCGACAGGCGTGAAAAACCCGGAATACGCACCAACCTTGTACGTATCGGAACTTGCTGGCCCGAACACGGTCAACACGATGCCAGAAAAGACCATCGATGCCACCTTGGAATCCGATTCCTTGCACGGTGACACCTTGACCAATACCGCCGAAGAGTCCGCACAGGTCCTGCGTGATATCGCGGCAATTGGTGTCGATCTCGACGATGTCTTTGCGCAGCTGGAGCGCGAAGGCGTAGAGAAGTTCGTCGACGCTTGGAATGAACTCCTCGAATCGGTAACCTCACGTCTTACCTAGGTGTAGCGTAAGAACGCCCGTCGGGTGTCAGGATGCATAAACGCATGCTGGCACCCGACATCTTTTAGTGGCAAGCAACTATCAATCCGCACAAGCTAGTAGACTCAGAAGAGTTCAATTTCGCTGAAAGGATTGCTTGCTTGTGACTAGCCCTAGCGACTGGGTTAACCCCCTGCGTGATGATAAAGATAAACGCCTCCCCCGCATTGCCGGACCAGCCGGCATGGTCATCTTCGGTGTAACCGGTGACCTTGCCCGCAAGAAGCTCTTGCCAGCAATTTATGACTTGGCCAACCGAGGTTTATTGCCAGCTGGTTTTACCCTCGTCGGTTACGGCCGCAGGCAGTGGGATAAAGAAGCCTTTTGCGACTATGTAAAGCAGGCCGTTGAAGCCGGAGCTCGCACCCCGTTTCGTGAGAATGTCTGGATGCACCTTGCGCAAGGCTTTGAATTTGTCTCCGGTGACTTTGACGACAAAGGTTTCGACGCTCTCTCCGCGCGCTTAAAAGAGCTAGATTCTTCACGCAGCACCGGTGGAAACTGGGCGTTTTACCTGTCGGTACCGCCAGACTACTTCTCCGATATCTGTCACCAAATCGAACGCGTCGGTATGGCAACTCCAACGGATGATTCATGGCGCCGTGTGATCATCGAAAAGCCTTTTGGCCACAACCAGGAATCCGCGCACGAACTCAACGAGATCGTCAACGCGGTCTTTCCCGAAGATGCGGTGTTCCGTATTGACCACTACCTCGGCAAAGAAACTGTGCAAAACATCATGGCATTGCGTTTTGCGAACCAGATTTATGAGCCGATGTGGAATGCGCACTACATTGACCACGTGCAAATCACCATGGCTGAAGACATCGGCCTGGGCGGACGTGCCGGCTACTACGACGGCATTGGCGCAGCACGTGACGTCATCCAAAACCACCTCATTCAGCTCCTTGCGCTCGTTGCGATGGAAGAACCTAGCTCTTTCCGTCCTTCGGCACTGCAGGCGGAAAAGATCAAGGTCTTGCAGGCAACCACGCCTGTCTACCCCTTGTCTAAGACCACCGCCCGTGGCCAGTACGCAGCTGGCTGGCAAGGCTCGGAATACGTCAAGGGTCTGCGCGAAGAAGAAGGCTTTGACCCCAATTCCACCACGGAAACCTACGCGGCTTGTACCTTGGAGGTCAACTCACGGCGCTGGGCCGGAGTGCCCTTCTACCTGCGTACCGGCAAGCGCCTTGGACGGCGCGTGACCGAAATTGCCTTGGTCTTTAAACCAGCTCCGCACCAGCCATTTGATAGCAATCAGGCCGCTGCACTTGGTGCTAACGCCGTGGTTATTCGCGTACAGCCCGACGAGGGGGTGACCTTGCGCTTTGGTTCCAAGGTTCCAGGATCCACGATGGAAGTCCGCGACGTTAACATGGACTTTTCCTATGCGCAGGCCTTCACGGAAGAATCGCCGGAGGCTTATGAGCGTTTGATTTTGGATGCTTTGTTGGATGAATCCTCACTGTTTCCCACGAACGAAGAGGTGGAGCTTTCCTGGGCCATGCTCGACCCGATTTTGGAGTACTGGGAAAACAATGGCCAACCAGAAAGTTATGCTGCGGGCACCTGGGGGCCGGAATCGGCTGATGCCATGCTCTCTCGCACTGGCCGCACCTGGCGTCGTCCATAAATTATCAAGCGTGAAGGATAAATAGCTGTGATCACCCCAATGCCCAATACGACCACGCGCAAAATTGCGCGCGGTCTCGTTGAAGCTCAAGAGCACTACACCCTGACGACTTCTCGCGTGTTGACCCTGATTGTGGTCGTCAACGCCGATGATGAAGTCGATGCGATATTA
Protein-coding regions in this window:
- a CDS encoding ABC transporter ATP-binding protein, whose translation is MSTTFDGQPVLRLENVIKDYGDKRAVNGLSFSVHRGELLCLLGANGAGKTTTIEMCEGFIAPTSGEISVLGFNPATHPDAVRERVGIMLQGGGGYTGIKVREMLQVAARYSANPHDPDWLIDILGLSGVAKNTYRRLSGGQQQRLALALAIVGRPDLVFLDEPTAGLDTQSRIAVWELIRALKRDGVAVVLTTHLMDEAEALADNVLIIDHGHEVAMGAPDELTQIAHSAGVFITSNKDVDEQAFENSVGSTIAAIRPLHYRINLEPTPEAIAKIASELERQEVLITQLETSHRNLEDVFLDITGRHLRS
- a CDS encoding ABC transporter permease — encoded protein: MANTTSSEAVMNGQVLPTFAPGTFAPDARASSVSSMITAQGIMEAKLMVRHSEQQLLSIIIPLGMLIAFRVFPFAEELGGMDGAIPMVFAVAATSAGFTGQAIAVAFDRRYGALKRSGASGAPAWAIIVGKIIAVFAMVCLQVIILGLASYFLGFRAPLTGILLAFVVLLLGVATFTAMGLTVGGSLSAEIVLALANLIWFVLLGIVGWTLYSQGLTDVGWLNIIPSVALASGLAEALAGSMPILPVISLAAWAVVASFAASKWFRFEG
- a CDS encoding COX15/CtaA family protein, producing MTDSSSTQNTPTNSNYGPINRVRSFFRDAAPSIKHQRIIALILLICQGGITVTGSVVRVTGSGLGCETWPNCHAGSLVPVPGAAPWIHQVIEFGNRLLTFVVAAAAIAVIVAMHMAKRRYELKLYAWLSLAGIAVQAVVGAISVFLDLRWWAVAIHFLPSMVLVWIAAMLYSRIKEADDGARTPALNDVIRNLAIVAAVALGVVLMTGTMVTGSGVHAGDAGVGMEGRLDVDTKVMAYIHAACMYVYVIFTVIVQVLLYRKDAPQAAKSAGWILIACIIVQWAIGVFQFYMGVPRWTIPFHIGMSSVVTAYSALLYAHGIVREGGTSGLETGSPEGDIKREKRQKALASR
- a CDS encoding quinone oxidoreductase family protein, which encodes MYAIQVAKHGGPEVLEYTEVPSPTPSQEQVLVDVVAAGVNYIDTYYREGIYNAATPFTIGLEGVGRVVLDPKGEIAEGTMVAWNNAFGSYAEQVCVDRNRMVAVPDDIDLNVAGTMLLQGITAHYLIHGVADLDENSSCLITAGAGGVGLLATQMAKAAGATVYTVVSSDEKEQLSYEAGADQVFRYSGGLAEQVRRFNGGRGVDVVYDGVGKDTFQESLEVVRPRGIVCLFGAASGPVDPIDPQVLNKHGSIFLTRPSIGAYTATDAEFQMRASTVVQMVNEGKLTFRVHDVYDLKDARQAHTDLQNRKTTGSIVLRVQPSSTNER
- a CDS encoding heme o synthase is translated as MDTIKAYIALTKPRIIELLLVAAIPAMLQAQRGIEAAADNIWLIVSTIFGGWMGAAAAHTFNNVVEYELDQKMQRTRARPLVRGKISRKNAAVFGFIMLALSVFWLGVLANSWLAAFFVLLTNFFYVFVYTKWLKMKNEQGIVWGGLAGCMPALVGWAVIRDNAMDGQPDRWWQAVVLFLIIFFWTPPHTWALAMKYKEDYRRAGVPMLPVVAKETEVTRQIVWYTVGTVIVTFLLIPAASWIYLVAAVVSGIGFLWMAIRLHDGVKKGAKVKPLRLFIYSNNYLSVLFIGLTIDAIVGWEPLGRMLGWSTVLF
- the tkt gene encoding transketolase, encoding MTERRYPDGWSELDTRAIDTVRVLAADAVQNCGSGHPGTAMSLAPLAYTLYQHVLDHTPTDVNWAGRDRFVLSAGHSSLTQYIQLYLGGFGLEMKDLEALRTWDSLTPGHPEVGHTDGVEITTGPLGQGLASSVGMAMAARKERGLFDPETPAGESPFDHYVFVIASDGDLQEGVTAEASSLAGTQQLGNLIVFWDDNRISIEDDTNIAFNEDVNARYEAYGWHVQTVESGEDVVSILEAVENAKAETSRPSFIRVKTVIGYPAPNKMNTGGAHGAALGGDEVAATKEILGFDPAVNFHIDDEVIAHTRKLADRGEEKKAAWQQKFDAWASANPENKALFDRLAARELPEGFAEDLPSWDADPKGIATRKASEAAIQALAAKLPEMWGGSADLAGSNNTVIKGAPSFGPESVTTDMWSADPHAGRNLHFGIREHAMAAIMNGVALHGNTRVYGGTFLIFSEYQFPAVRLGALMSTDTYYVWTHDSIGLGEDGPTHQPVEVLSALRAVPNLSVIRPADANETVQAWAAAMEYKAAPKGLSLTRQNIPVLEGTKEKAAEGVRRGGYVLVEESAETPDVILIATGSEVQLAVEAAKQLESAGTATRVVSMPCQEWFEEQPAQYREEVLPSSVLARVSVEAGVAQSWHKYLGFAGRAVSIEHFGASAPAEELFERFGFTVDNVVAAAEESLAAAKN
- the tal gene encoding transaldolase, producing MTTIDELAQLGTSTWLDDLSRDRLESGNLKELISTKSIVGVTTNPAIFATAMAQGTAYDVDFAQLKAERAKADEAVYSLAIDDVRNACDVFQETFEKSGGKDGRVSIEVDPRISDDANATIAQARELWNRVGRDNVMIKIPATDGSMSAISEALADGISVNVTLIFSLERYKEVIEAFKTGIRRAKENDLDISKIHSVASFFVSRVDVEIDKRLEKIGSDEALALRGKAGVANAQQAYALYLSELENASDLPEGTNLQRPLWASTGVKNPEYAPTLYVSELAGPNTVNTMPEKTIDATLESDSLHGDTLTNTAEESAQVLRDIAAIGVDLDDVFAQLEREGVEKFVDAWNELLESVTSRLT
- the zwf gene encoding glucose-6-phosphate dehydrogenase, translated to MTSPSDWVNPLRDDKDKRLPRIAGPAGMVIFGVTGDLARKKLLPAIYDLANRGLLPAGFTLVGYGRRQWDKEAFCDYVKQAVEAGARTPFRENVWMHLAQGFEFVSGDFDDKGFDALSARLKELDSSRSTGGNWAFYLSVPPDYFSDICHQIERVGMATPTDDSWRRVIIEKPFGHNQESAHELNEIVNAVFPEDAVFRIDHYLGKETVQNIMALRFANQIYEPMWNAHYIDHVQITMAEDIGLGGRAGYYDGIGAARDVIQNHLIQLLALVAMEEPSSFRPSALQAEKIKVLQATTPVYPLSKTTARGQYAAGWQGSEYVKGLREEEGFDPNSTTETYAACTLEVNSRRWAGVPFYLRTGKRLGRRVTEIALVFKPAPHQPFDSNQAAALGANAVVIRVQPDEGVTLRFGSKVPGSTMEVRDVNMDFSYAQAFTEESPEAYERLILDALLDESSLFPTNEEVELSWAMLDPILEYWENNGQPESYAAGTWGPESADAMLSRTGRTWRRP